In Streptomyces sp. NBC_00704, a genomic segment contains:
- a CDS encoding phosphotransferase family protein: protein MPVPPTSGRLQWIDVPPPLRARLETALGAPVTDAVTPGGGFGHQLAATLRLDSGRRVFVKAAPDDDPLTAANLHEAAVLDTLPRGAPAPDLLGIHRAADWTAVVIAHLDGPHPDLSAASGDAEQTWDLLAKLTSSPAPAPYTAAVSAVPSTAAALHGWDELAADPPDDLAPAARVHLPQLAELEATWPALACGTRIVHGDLRADNMVRDHDQGVTFVDWAHATTGPACIDAASLAPQLVLAGHAPADIARLLRDHPATASSPDTTTAFLAALTGHWHRNARRPSPPGAPGLRAYQRRAAAARLALLGYRLR, encoded by the coding sequence ATGCCTGTACCGCCCACCAGCGGCCGGCTGCAATGGATTGACGTCCCCCCGCCGCTGCGCGCTCGCCTCGAAACCGCCCTCGGCGCACCCGTCACCGACGCGGTCACCCCGGGCGGCGGCTTCGGCCACCAGCTCGCCGCCACCCTCCGCCTGGACAGCGGCCGACGGGTCTTCGTCAAGGCCGCCCCCGACGACGACCCGCTCACTGCCGCCAACCTCCACGAGGCGGCCGTCCTCGACACTCTGCCGCGTGGCGCTCCGGCCCCGGACCTGCTGGGCATCCACCGCGCCGCCGACTGGACCGCCGTCGTCATCGCCCACCTCGACGGACCCCACCCGGACCTCTCTGCGGCCTCCGGCGACGCCGAACAGACTTGGGACCTGCTGGCCAAGCTCACCTCCAGCCCCGCCCCCGCGCCGTACACCGCGGCGGTGAGCGCCGTGCCCTCCACGGCGGCGGCCCTGCACGGCTGGGACGAGCTTGCCGCCGATCCGCCGGACGACCTCGCCCCCGCCGCCCGCGTCCACCTGCCGCAGCTCGCCGAACTGGAAGCGACTTGGCCCGCCCTGGCCTGCGGCACCCGCATCGTCCACGGCGACCTGCGGGCCGACAACATGGTCCGCGACCACGACCAAGGTGTGACCTTCGTGGACTGGGCGCACGCCACCACCGGCCCGGCCTGCATCGACGCCGCTTCCCTCGCGCCGCAGCTCGTCCTCGCCGGACACGCGCCCGCAGACATCGCCCGTCTGCTCCGTGACCACCCCGCCACCGCCAGCAGTCCCGACACCACCACGGCGTTCCTCGCTGCGCTCACCGGCCACTGGCACCGCAACGCCCGCAGGCCCTCGCCCCCCGGCGCCCCCGGACTGCGCGCCTACCAACGCCGCGCGGCAGCCGCCCGCCTCGCCCTCCTCGGCTACCGCCTGCGTTGA
- a CDS encoding PCC domain-containing protein, whose protein sequence is MIVFEVSGELVDGLSRQAAEAGITDAAIVSLIGAADSFTVSTMPEGDALKDNITKYDLPGEMTGTGEIRNGFVHLHVVMGVEGDRAIAGHLHEAVVGTHFARAYAIPIA, encoded by the coding sequence GTGATCGTCTTTGAAGTCTCCGGTGAGCTAGTCGACGGGTTGAGCCGCCAGGCCGCCGAGGCCGGCATCACCGATGCGGCAATCGTCTCTTTGATCGGGGCCGCCGACTCCTTCACCGTCTCGACCATGCCCGAAGGCGACGCCCTCAAGGACAACATCACGAAGTACGACCTGCCCGGCGAAATGACCGGCACCGGCGAGATCCGCAACGGCTTTGTCCACCTCCACGTCGTCATGGGCGTCGAAGGCGACCGCGCCATCGCCGGACACCTCCACGAAGCCGTCGTCGGCACCCACTTCGCCCGCGCCTACGCCATCCCCATCGCCTAA